One Thalassotalea sediminis DNA segment encodes these proteins:
- a CDS encoding assimilatory sulfite reductase (NADPH) flavoprotein subunit → MSEQNLNQTMLSQEQLSTLKETIGGYSPLQLAWASGYLAAKSEGSSVAVLPTAIVPQASATLTILYGSQTGNAKGVATSLAEQAQAQGLTVECKSMGEFKPKSIKNVTHLLIVASTNGEGEPPDDAIGFHEFLSSKKAPKLEHLHYSVLALGDSSYEFFCQTGKDFDEYLAKLGAKQIAPRLDCDVDYDDDAKAWSEDILSKSKELLGASTSQTNVVAMPTAGATSQYTKQNPYVAELSVSQKITGRDSNKDVRHIEIDLGESGITYQAGDALGVWFENDILLVDELIAALSLSADETITVAGEAYRLQDALLTKLEITQTAPAFIEFWANISNDEALIKLASDKNIAREYAANHQIVDIVKSAPAKVEAQVFVDALRKITPRLYSIASSQSEVDEEVHLTVGLVEYEANGQARAGGASSFLGKRLAEGGEVKVFIEHNDNFRLPPDGNTPVIMIGPGTGIAPFRAFMQERDAAEAEGDNWLFFGDQTFTQDFLYQLEWQGYLKSGLLTRLDLAFSRDQAEKIYVQDRLRQQAADVFAWLERGAHLYICGDMSRMAKDVESALLDIVAEQGNKTAEQAEQYLKDLRNAKRYQKDVY, encoded by the coding sequence ATGTCTGAGCAAAACTTAAATCAAACCATGCTAAGCCAAGAACAATTGAGCACGCTGAAAGAAACCATTGGTGGCTATTCTCCGTTGCAATTGGCGTGGGCTAGTGGGTATTTAGCGGCGAAAAGTGAAGGTTCCTCTGTAGCGGTTTTACCGACGGCGATTGTTCCGCAAGCTTCTGCAACCTTAACTATTTTATATGGTTCACAAACAGGCAATGCGAAAGGTGTTGCTACAAGTCTTGCTGAACAAGCGCAAGCGCAGGGGCTTACTGTTGAATGCAAAAGCATGGGCGAGTTTAAACCGAAAAGTATTAAAAATGTTACCCATTTACTCATTGTTGCCAGCACAAATGGTGAGGGTGAGCCACCTGATGACGCGATTGGTTTTCATGAATTTTTATCGTCTAAAAAAGCGCCTAAATTAGAACACTTGCATTACAGTGTATTGGCATTAGGTGACTCAAGCTACGAATTCTTTTGTCAAACGGGTAAAGACTTTGACGAGTATCTTGCCAAATTAGGGGCAAAACAAATTGCACCGCGTTTAGATTGTGACGTTGATTATGATGATGATGCAAAAGCGTGGTCGGAAGATATTTTATCAAAATCTAAAGAGCTACTTGGTGCTAGCACTTCTCAGACGAATGTTGTTGCTATGCCAACAGCCGGTGCGACCAGTCAATACACTAAACAGAATCCTTATGTTGCTGAATTAAGCGTTAGTCAAAAAATTACCGGACGAGATTCAAATAAAGATGTACGTCATATTGAAATTGATTTAGGCGAGTCAGGTATTACCTATCAAGCTGGCGATGCTTTAGGTGTGTGGTTTGAAAATGACATTTTGTTAGTTGATGAATTAATTGCAGCATTGTCATTGTCTGCTGATGAAACAATCACAGTCGCAGGTGAAGCTTATCGTTTGCAAGATGCCTTACTTACAAAGCTAGAAATTACTCAAACTGCGCCAGCGTTTATAGAGTTTTGGGCGAATATCTCAAACGATGAAGCGTTAATAAAGTTAGCAAGCGACAAAAATATTGCACGTGAATATGCAGCTAATCATCAGATTGTTGATATTGTGAAATCGGCACCGGCAAAGGTAGAAGCACAGGTCTTTGTTGATGCATTGCGTAAAATAACGCCACGTTTGTATTCTATTGCATCAAGTCAATCTGAAGTTGACGAAGAGGTACATTTGACCGTCGGCTTAGTAGAATACGAAGCCAATGGTCAAGCTCGTGCAGGCGGTGCATCGAGCTTTTTAGGTAAGCGTCTAGCAGAAGGCGGAGAAGTTAAGGTGTTTATTGAACACAATGACAATTTCCGTTTACCACCAGACGGTAATACGCCAGTTATTATGATTGGTCCAGGTACTGGTATTGCACCATTTAGAGCGTTTATGCAAGAACGTGATGCAGCAGAAGCAGAGGGTGATAACTGGTTATTCTTTGGTGATCAAACATTTACACAAGACTTTCTATATCAGTTGGAATGGCAAGGCTACTTGAAATCAGGTTTATTAACTCGTCTTGATCTAGCCTTTTCTCGTGATCAAGCTGAAAAAATATATGTACAAGATCGATTGCGTCAGCAAGCAGCTGATGTGTTCGCTTGGTTAGAACGCGGTGCTCACCTTTATATTTGTGGTGATATGAGCCGTATGGCGAAAGATGTTGAATCAGCATTACTAGACATT
- a CDS encoding CPBP family intramembrane glutamic endopeptidase, whose translation MATIAVINFTWQAHFKDISYQINNNYSVLDFLGGSFWIFRAVLFEELLFRGVLLYLLIKHVGMIKACIFSSIVFGIYHWFSYEVFGSRLVLMIYVFLITGAGGWMFAYAFAKTKSLYAPIGLHLGWNLVSAIVFSAGPIGNQWLIQQGDAIQTNGWVTLLFFSLQTIIAPGLVTWYLHSCYTSANSHFHKNAT comes from the coding sequence ATGGCTACTATTGCTGTTATAAATTTTACCTGGCAAGCTCACTTTAAAGACATCAGCTACCAAATCAACAATAACTATAGTGTATTAGATTTTCTAGGTGGTTCATTTTGGATCTTCCGTGCCGTACTTTTTGAAGAGTTACTCTTTAGAGGCGTGCTGCTATACCTGTTAATTAAACATGTCGGAATGATTAAAGCCTGTATTTTCAGCTCAATAGTCTTTGGTATTTATCATTGGTTCAGTTATGAGGTATTCGGATCCAGACTTGTTTTAATGATTTATGTATTCTTAATCACTGGCGCTGGCGGTTGGATGTTTGCCTACGCATTTGCAAAAACGAAATCTTTATATGCCCCCATTGGCTTGCATCTTGGATGGAACCTTGTTTCTGCAATCGTGTTTTCTGCAGGCCCCATTGGAAATCAATGGTTGATTCAACAAGGAGACGCTATTCAAACAAATGGTTGGGTAACATTGTTGTTTTTTTCATTGCAAACGATCATTGCTCCTGGTCTTGTAACTTGGTACTTGCATAGTTGTTATACATCAGCCAATTCACATTTTCACAAAAACGCAACGTAA